The following coding sequences are from one Biomphalaria glabrata chromosome 8, xgBioGlab47.1, whole genome shotgun sequence window:
- the LOC106058227 gene encoding acetylcholine receptor subunit alpha-like: MYTVYSAAFVSAWLVSQTVSSQTYNSTVAIFEDIVRNGVYNTDVRPLKDQSKIINVTANFQLVSIVGIDDVAQSFTINGFVLFTWKDEILTWDPSKYGNQELIHPTPEKIWRPRVFLLNTLGARDLFQDDVAPIFVRSDGNVNWIPGNLLATSCELHLKDFPFDEQTCTINLVAMMYSTKELLFVVKSPKVKLDFFIKHSEWNLADTSINVTKLVNAGWEGSRIQLTFLLQRRPTFLLINLVLPVVFLSFLNLLVFIIPADSGEKISYGITVLLALSMFLSIVSNLLPRSGEGIPKLTIYLFLLLVISMLTVIDSIMIVYLTYKNELETSHLKAKANFQRAFVKTKRLTRTLSALLNIKREEESRTPDVKVTSLADALKLPPQTSVDVNVDKADVAENKTSPRVNKYRLVRKHIDCISFIVFLLLWLLVTLGFLFNMAFGRKD, translated from the exons ATGTACACAGTGTATAGTGCTGCTTTTGTTTCGGCCTGGCTGGTCAGTCAGACAGTGTCATCCCAGACTTACAACAGCACTGTGGCCATCTTTGAGGACATAGTAAGGAATGGCGTCTACAACACGGACGTACGACCACTCAAAGACCAGTCCAAGATCATAAATGTCACTGCCAACTTTCAACTGGTGTCCATCGTGGGTATCGATGACGTGGCCCAGAGTTTTACAATTAAcggctttgttttgtttacctgGAAAGACGAG ATTCTGACATGGGATCCAAGCAAGTATGGCAACCAGGAGCTCATCCATCCGACCCCAGAAAAAATTTGGCGACCAAGAGTTTTCCTGCTGAACACACTCGGAGCGAGAGATTTGTTTCAAGACGATGTGGC GCCAATATTTGTTCGATCTGATGGAAACGTCAACTGGATACCTGGAAATTTACTCGCTACTTCCTGTGAGTTGCATTTAAAAGACTTTCCTTTTGATGAGCAGACGTGTACAATAAAT cTTGTGGCCATGATGTATAGCACCAAGGAACTTCTGTTTGTTGTGAAGtctcccaaagtaaaattagATTTCTTTATTAAGCACAGTGAATGGAATCTGGCGGACACTAGTATCAATGTCACCAAACTTGTCAATGCTGGGTGGGAAGGATCCAGGATTCAA TTGACATTTCTACTTCAAAGAAGGCCGACATTTCTGTTAATCAACCTTGTTCTACCAGTGGTCTTTCTTTCCTTCCTCAACCTCCTGGTCTTTATTATACCTGCTGACTCAGGGGAGAAAATTAGTTACG GCATCACGGTGCTTTTGGCTCTGTCAATGTTTTTAAGCATTGTCAGCAATTTGCTGCCGAGATCAGGGGAAGGGATTCCAAAGCTGACCATCTACCTCTTCCTTCTTCTGGTCATCTCCATGCTGACAGTTATTGACAGCATCATGATTGTCTACCTGACTTATAAAAATGAG CTAGAAACATCTCACCTGAAAGCCAAAGCTAATTTCCAGAGGGCATTTGTGAAAACCAAAAGACTGACTCGGACTTTGTCTGCTCTCCTGAACATTAAACGAGAGGAAGAAAGTCGCACACCTGATGTCAAAGTGACGTCACTCGCAGACGCGCTTAAACTTCCGCCCCAAACGTCGGTTGATGTTAACGTGGATAAGGCTGACGTGGCTGAGAATAAGACGTCTCCAAGGGTTAATAAGTACAGGCTCGTTAGAAAACACATTGATTGcatttctttcattgtttttctACTTTTATGGCTTTTGGTCACTCTTGGATTTTTGTTCAATATGGCTTTTGGAAGAAAAGACTAA
- the LOC106058236 gene encoding neuronal acetylcholine receptor subunit beta-4-like, with protein MAVYRWEPSDRTWDEEYQRPGLVLVSIPHNAEELQFTVRFPRAKILDYMIHGEWDLKKTEVQTKLVYVGTTTRSLIEVTIVMKRRPTCFIFNILLPVVLLSFLNIFVFVIPAESGEKISYGLTMLLALSVYLSTVSGMIPRSSLTLPNVIIYLFLLLFLSLITVISSIIVVLLHNKKEKEEKQQGVTETSSAPWGKVNYVRLAITSGPNTGNAPPIQYPEVKAALNKEHKMCTALLS; from the exons atggccgtctaccgctgggagccctcagacaggacatggGATGAAGAATACCAACGTCCAGGCCTGGTT CTGGTTTCCATACCTCACAACGCAGAAGAGCTACAGTTTACAGTACGATTCCCCAGAGCCAAAATATTAGACTATATGATACATGGTGAATGGGACTTGAAAAAAACGGAAGTACAAACTAAACTTGTTTATGTTGGCACTACCACACGATCTTTAATTGAG GTGACGATCGTGATGAAGCGAAGACCGACTTGTTTTATCTTCAACATCCTCCTGCCAGTTGTCCTCCTTTCTTTTCTcaacatttttgtgtttgtcatCCCGGCGGAGTCAGGGGAGAAAATCAGTTACG GTTTAACTATGCTACTTGCTCTATCCGTCTACTTGAGTACAGTGAGTGGCATGATACCGAGGTCATCCCTGACACTGCCCAATGTCATCATCTATCTGTTTCTACTACTTTTTCTCTCATTGATCACAGTCATCAGTAGCATCATTGTAGTGTTACTGCACAATAAGAAAGAG aAAGAAGAAAAGCAGCAAGGGGTCACAGAAACTTCCAGTGCTCCATGGGGCAAAGTAAATTATGTACGCCTGGCAATAACTTCAGGGCCCAACACAGGCAATGCTCCACCTATCCAATATCCCGAGGTGAAAGCTGCGCTTAATAAAGAGCACAAA ATGTGCACAGCTTTGTTGTCCTAA